Proteins from a single region of Haloarchaeobius litoreus:
- a CDS encoding CDC48 family AAA ATPase — translation MQLTVKELRDDTARKGRATVDLAAMSRLGLMSGEHVEVRGPDGVVHPRVWPAHVEDEGTKVIHLGAAHRHAVGVSVEDTVELHPTDVDEAEALLLGIPESCDLTEPLARAIKDHLVGCVVETGDTVATPTNGEVAQDRIPVRVAGTRPGSPVAVVDSTGMKLQTYCDRTESVDDGPTYADVGGLDEALHRVRELVELPLRNPSPFDELGVDPPTGVLLHGPPGTGKTLIAEAVANETEASFVSLSGPEIVSRYYGESEEQLREVFEHAAENAPSVVFIDEIDAIAPKRGEASGDVERRIVAQLLTLMDGMEAADDVVVLGATNRLNAVDPALRRGGRFDREVEVSVPSAEERRDILEIHARGMPLADDVDLERYAERTHGFVGADIAAFTREAAMHALERIDGGPGSALGATILGTLEVTDEDLDAALAAVDPSALRELSVEVPDVSWSDVGGLDRVKRDLREAVEWPLRHPDVLTRAGIDGGQGLLLYGAPGTGKTLLARAVASESDCNLLSVRGPELLSKWVGESEQRVRELFERARDNAPAIVLFDEIDAIAAQRGRATGSGVGERVVGQLLTELDGVEPLSDVLVLATTNRPDLVDDALVRPGRLDREVHVPLPDKAARREIFAVHAADSPVDPAVDFDRLAGRTAGYVGADIAAICRRAATYATREYLHEGRESLVIDIGDFERALDAVDPSVRSSTVDQYETRSQERPTTQEGPSGFE, via the coding sequence ATGCAGCTAACCGTCAAAGAACTTCGAGACGACACCGCTCGGAAGGGCCGGGCGACTGTCGACCTCGCCGCGATGTCCCGCCTCGGCCTGATGAGCGGCGAGCACGTCGAGGTCCGCGGGCCGGACGGAGTGGTACACCCCAGGGTGTGGCCGGCTCACGTCGAGGACGAGGGGACGAAGGTGATCCACCTCGGGGCGGCACACCGCCACGCAGTCGGGGTGTCCGTCGAGGACACCGTGGAACTCCACCCGACCGACGTCGACGAGGCCGAGGCACTCCTCCTCGGTATCCCCGAGAGCTGCGACCTGACGGAGCCACTCGCACGCGCCATCAAGGACCACCTCGTCGGCTGTGTCGTCGAGACGGGCGATACGGTCGCTACACCGACTAACGGGGAGGTCGCACAGGACCGCATCCCCGTCCGTGTCGCGGGGACCCGGCCCGGGAGCCCCGTCGCTGTCGTCGACTCCACCGGGATGAAGCTCCAGACCTACTGCGACCGGACCGAGTCGGTCGACGACGGGCCGACGTACGCCGATGTCGGTGGACTCGACGAGGCGCTCCACCGAGTCCGAGAGCTCGTCGAGCTCCCCCTCCGAAACCCGTCGCCGTTCGACGAGCTGGGTGTCGACCCGCCGACCGGTGTCCTCCTGCACGGGCCGCCGGGGACCGGGAAGACGCTCATCGCCGAGGCCGTCGCGAACGAGACGGAGGCGAGCTTCGTCTCGCTCTCCGGCCCGGAGATCGTCTCACGGTACTACGGCGAGAGCGAGGAACAGCTCCGTGAAGTGTTCGAGCACGCCGCCGAGAACGCACCAAGCGTGGTGTTCATCGACGAGATCGACGCAATCGCCCCGAAGCGCGGCGAGGCCAGCGGCGACGTCGAGCGCCGGATCGTCGCCCAGCTGCTCACGCTGATGGACGGCATGGAGGCGGCCGACGACGTCGTCGTCCTCGGCGCGACCAACCGACTGAACGCCGTCGACCCGGCGCTCAGGCGTGGCGGCCGCTTCGACCGGGAGGTGGAGGTGTCGGTTCCCTCGGCCGAGGAACGCCGCGACATCCTGGAGATTCACGCTCGCGGGATGCCACTTGCCGACGACGTGGACCTCGAGCGCTACGCGGAGCGGACACACGGCTTCGTCGGCGCGGACATCGCCGCCTTCACCCGTGAAGCCGCGATGCACGCACTGGAGCGTATCGACGGCGGTCCGGGAAGCGCCCTCGGAGCGACCATCCTCGGGACGCTCGAGGTGACCGACGAGGACCTCGACGCCGCACTGGCCGCCGTGGACCCGTCGGCGCTGCGCGAGCTCTCGGTCGAGGTCCCCGACGTCAGCTGGTCCGACGTGGGCGGCCTCGACCGCGTGAAGCGCGACCTTCGGGAGGCCGTGGAGTGGCCGCTGAGACACCCGGACGTGCTCACGCGCGCCGGGATCGACGGCGGACAGGGCCTTCTGCTGTACGGCGCACCCGGCACCGGGAAGACACTGCTGGCCAGGGCGGTTGCGAGCGAGTCCGACTGCAACCTGCTGTCGGTCCGCGGCCCGGAGCTGCTCTCGAAGTGGGTCGGGGAGTCCGAGCAGCGCGTCAGGGAGCTGTTCGAGCGCGCACGGGACAACGCACCCGCCATCGTCCTCTTCGACGAAATCGACGCCATCGCGGCTCAGCGGGGCCGAGCGACGGGTTCCGGCGTCGGCGAGCGGGTCGTCGGGCAGCTACTGACCGAGCTCGACGGCGTCGAACCGCTGTCCGACGTGCTGGTCCTGGCGACCACGAACCGGCCTGACCTCGTCGACGACGCGCTGGTCAGGCCGGGGCGACTCGACCGGGAGGTCCACGTTCCCCTCCCCGACAAGGCGGCTCGGCGGGAGATCTTCGCGGTCCACGCGGCTGACTCGCCGGTCGACCCGGCCGTCGACTTCGACCGCCTCGCGGGGCGGACCGCTGGCTACGTCGGCGCAGACATCGCGGCCATCTGCCGACGAGCCGCGACGTACGCGACCCGGGAGTACCTCCACGAGGGGCGGGAGTCACTCGTGATCGACATCGGGGACTTCGAACGTGCGCTCGATGCTGTCGACCCGAGTGTACGGTCGTCCACAGTTGACCAGTACGAGACCCGGTCCCAGGAGCGACCGACCACACAGGAGGGACCGAGTGGGTTCGAGTGA
- a CDS encoding helix-turn-helix domain-containing protein yields the protein MDDTHLREGAGNDRLLDLLADRHRRQVLVTLAGASEPLTVDELSELLSDVDETQVERARLELHHTHLPKLEAAGLVEYDPENQSVTLAGSADELTADIKRAAAILHELVVKTRQGD from the coding sequence ATGGACGACACGCACCTTCGAGAGGGAGCTGGAAATGACCGGCTGCTCGATCTGCTCGCCGACCGCCACCGTCGACAGGTGCTCGTCACACTCGCAGGCGCGAGCGAGCCACTCACCGTCGACGAACTCTCCGAACTGTTGTCGGACGTGGACGAGACCCAGGTCGAGCGCGCGCGGCTCGAACTCCACCACACGCACCTGCCGAAACTCGAAGCCGCCGGGCTGGTGGAGTACGACCCCGAGAATCAGTCAGTCACTCTCGCCGGCTCTGCGGACGAGCTCACGGCAGACATCAAACGGGCGGCGGCAATTCTCCACGAACTCGTCGTGAAGACGAGGCAGGGCGACTGA
- a CDS encoding AAA family ATPase, whose amino-acid sequence MDIRDAHGIAEDVLDEVTAAVIADRQVLRTTLTGLFARGHVLLEDVPGTGKTLTARSFANALGLSFNRIQFTPDLLPSDVTGTSIFNEQARDFEFSEGPIFANVVLADEINRASPKTQAALLEAMDEKQVTVDGETHELPTPFFVIATQNPVEQGQGTFSLPEAQKDRFLVKQSLGYPGREGELELLNRREARSTPLPEVDCVVDAADVPQLREVPETVRIDPDLKEYIVDIVHATRNDRRVEVGVSPRGCQRLFEAARAYAVLDGRGYVVPDDVKSLGQAVLAHRIMLTPDAMVDNVKKRDVVEEVFEEVGVPTVNRAAKTKQ is encoded by the coding sequence ATGGACATCCGAGACGCACACGGCATCGCGGAGGACGTTCTCGACGAGGTGACCGCGGCGGTCATCGCGGACCGGCAGGTGCTCCGAACCACCCTTACGGGGCTGTTCGCGCGGGGGCACGTGCTTCTGGAGGACGTCCCGGGGACCGGGAAGACGCTCACCGCGCGGAGCTTCGCGAACGCACTGGGGCTCTCGTTCAACCGCATCCAGTTCACCCCTGACCTGCTCCCCTCCGACGTGACGGGGACCTCCATCTTCAACGAGCAGGCGCGTGACTTCGAGTTCAGCGAGGGACCCATCTTCGCAAACGTCGTGCTCGCCGACGAGATCAACCGTGCCTCGCCGAAGACCCAGGCCGCCCTCCTCGAGGCGATGGACGAGAAGCAGGTCACCGTCGACGGGGAGACCCACGAGCTGCCGACGCCGTTCTTCGTCATCGCGACGCAGAACCCCGTCGAGCAGGGACAGGGGACGTTCTCGCTGCCGGAGGCCCAGAAGGACCGCTTCCTCGTCAAGCAGAGCCTCGGCTACCCCGGCAGGGAGGGCGAACTGGAGCTGCTGAACCGGCGGGAGGCGCGGTCGACGCCGCTCCCGGAGGTCGACTGCGTGGTCGACGCCGCCGACGTGCCACAGCTCCGGGAGGTGCCCGAGACCGTCCGCATCGACCCCGACCTCAAGGAGTACATCGTCGACATCGTGCACGCGACGCGGAACGACAGGCGTGTCGAGGTCGGCGTGTCGCCGCGTGGCTGTCAACGGCTCTTCGAGGCGGCCAGGGCGTACGCGGTGCTCGACGGACGGGGGTACGTCGTCCCCGACGACGTGAAGAGCCTCGGGCAGGCGGTACTCGCCCACCGCATCATGCTCACCCCTGACGCGATGGTGGACAACGTGAAGAAGCGCGACGTCGTCGAGGAGGTGTTCGAGGAGGTCGGGGTGCCGACCGTGAACCGTGCGGCGAAGACCAAGCAGTAG
- a CDS encoding DUF7519 family protein — MTDAVTVSKRPAWVSSLLAVLVVAYTVSLVGQEAVVGTGLAVEVGGLVVVAAGASLWRRGWRLTGFTVGATGLALALAGIGYALASLGRPPAFLDVAPGFFGVALVGLALAPVRGKGSRWSLRVGVGLVFVAVLASSVLQETTGAEQVVAGTLCIVAWDLGENAVSVGKQLGRRARTWSIEAMHGVATVVVAWIAIRLSREVAGVRAPESSLPSFVLLVLAVLVLTAALHD, encoded by the coding sequence GTGACCGACGCCGTCACCGTCTCGAAGCGGCCGGCGTGGGTGAGCAGCCTGCTCGCGGTGCTGGTCGTCGCCTACACAGTGTCGCTGGTCGGCCAGGAGGCGGTCGTCGGGACCGGCCTCGCCGTGGAGGTCGGCGGACTCGTCGTCGTGGCGGCCGGCGCGTCGCTCTGGCGGCGCGGGTGGCGTCTGACCGGGTTCACCGTCGGCGCTACCGGGCTCGCGCTCGCGCTCGCCGGCATCGGCTACGCGCTTGCCTCGCTCGGTCGGCCGCCGGCGTTCCTCGACGTCGCGCCTGGCTTCTTCGGGGTCGCCCTCGTCGGGCTGGCGCTCGCACCCGTCCGCGGCAAGGGCTCGCGGTGGTCGCTGCGCGTCGGCGTCGGACTGGTGTTCGTCGCCGTGCTCGCGAGCTCGGTCCTCCAGGAGACGACCGGTGCGGAGCAGGTGGTCGCGGGCACGCTCTGCATCGTCGCGTGGGACCTCGGCGAGAACGCCGTCTCCGTCGGGAAGCAGCTCGGTCGTCGGGCGCGAACCTGGAGCATCGAGGCGATGCACGGTGTCGCGACGGTCGTCGTCGCCTGGATCGCCATCCGGCTCAGCAGGGAGGTCGCCGGGGTTCGGGCACCCGAGTCGTCGCTGCCGTCGTTCGTCCTGCTGGTCCTCGCGGTACTCGTGTTGACGGCCGCGCTCCACGACTGA
- a CDS encoding DUF58 domain-containing protein has protein sequence MSRFEDTNRWRGVLVFSALALVVGLAANRPSLLVLAAVGVVYAVYPEVSPAWEPELTVSRQLSETTPKNGEYVEVETTIRNEGDRPLFDLRFVDGVPPALSVVADSPRRGAVLRPGAETTYSYTVEAKRGKHRFQPATAVVRDLSGEHELETTVVGETEIDCTTDLDSSPLRPQTLDYVGRVLSAQVGQGIEFDRTREYKHGDAKNRVDWKRYARTNELATIEFRTERSVNVVVLVDARSSAYHATTDDIHAVGLCVSAAEQLLVQLLGDRNQAGVAAFGRELCWVPTGNGREHLVRAQQALATNPAFHPVPPSDDDDQDRQFQTLRERLPDGAQIILLSPLCDDWIVTTVRRLDAYGYPVSVVSPDVVQTDTLGRQLAAIERTNRVTMLRAGDVPVVEWDPEVPLGRSVAATQTRWLS, from the coding sequence GTGAGCCGGTTCGAGGACACGAACCGCTGGCGCGGCGTCCTCGTGTTCTCCGCGCTCGCGCTCGTCGTCGGGCTGGCGGCGAATCGGCCGTCGCTGCTCGTCCTCGCGGCCGTCGGCGTCGTCTACGCGGTCTACCCGGAGGTGAGCCCCGCGTGGGAACCCGAGCTGACCGTCTCGCGGCAGCTCAGCGAGACCACGCCGAAGAACGGCGAGTACGTCGAGGTGGAGACGACGATCCGGAACGAGGGCGACCGGCCGCTGTTCGACCTCCGGTTCGTCGACGGCGTCCCGCCGGCACTCTCGGTCGTCGCGGACTCGCCACGGCGTGGTGCGGTGTTGCGCCCCGGGGCCGAGACGACGTACTCCTACACCGTCGAGGCCAAGCGGGGCAAGCACCGGTTCCAGCCGGCGACGGCCGTCGTCAGGGACCTCAGCGGCGAGCACGAGCTGGAGACGACGGTGGTGGGCGAGACCGAGATCGACTGCACCACGGACCTGGACTCCTCGCCACTACGTCCCCAGACGCTCGACTACGTCGGGCGCGTGCTCTCGGCGCAGGTCGGTCAGGGCATCGAGTTCGACCGGACCCGCGAGTACAAACACGGCGACGCGAAGAACCGGGTCGACTGGAAGCGCTACGCGCGGACGAACGAGCTGGCGACAATCGAGTTCCGGACCGAGCGTTCGGTGAACGTCGTCGTGCTGGTCGACGCCCGCTCGAGTGCGTACCACGCCACGACCGACGACATCCACGCCGTCGGGCTCTGTGTCTCCGCCGCCGAACAGCTGCTCGTCCAGCTGCTCGGCGACCGCAACCAGGCCGGGGTCGCGGCCTTCGGCCGGGAACTCTGCTGGGTCCCGACCGGCAACGGTCGGGAGCACCTCGTCCGGGCCCAGCAGGCACTCGCGACGAATCCGGCGTTCCACCCCGTGCCCCCGTCGGACGACGACGACCAGGACCGACAGTTCCAGACGCTCCGCGAGCGGTTGCCCGACGGGGCACAGATCATCCTGCTCTCGCCGTTGTGTGACGACTGGATCGTCACGACCGTCCGTCGGCTCGACGCCTACGGCTACCCGGTGAGCGTCGTCAGCCCCGACGTGGTCCAGACCGACACGCTCGGCCGGCAGCTCGCGGCCATCGAGCGGACGAACCGCGTCACGATGCTCCGTGCCGGCGACGTCCCGGTCGTCGAGTGGGACCCCGAGGTGCCGCTCGGGCGCTCGGTCGCCGCGACCCAGACGAGGTGGCTGTCGTGA
- a CDS encoding DUF7269 family protein, whose product MKLRRAGLGLVGIAAIAGFLLTGGNIASLLPVDAAVELLGNDYLVVAAVAATGFALALLLVLSGRPGNVDEVTTPDPERAISLPVPGDDFDDAMGSRLALLPLVGGTDRAGIRERLHSDVVHWLMRSENCSRTEAELRVATGDWTDDRDAALFLADRPSRRARASAILRSWLRLRPWVQVGAHRTARALVDASEEVGPTAARPADSGPADRRQSGVSRS is encoded by the coding sequence ATGAAGCTCCGCCGGGCGGGCCTCGGACTAGTCGGCATCGCTGCCATCGCTGGCTTCCTGCTTACGGGCGGGAACATCGCGAGCCTGCTCCCGGTCGACGCGGCCGTCGAGTTGCTCGGCAACGACTATCTGGTCGTCGCCGCGGTCGCGGCCACGGGCTTCGCGCTCGCCCTCCTGCTCGTCCTCTCGGGACGCCCCGGCAACGTCGACGAGGTGACTACGCCCGACCCGGAGCGGGCCATCTCACTGCCGGTTCCCGGGGACGATTTCGACGACGCGATGGGGAGCCGTCTCGCGCTGCTGCCCCTCGTCGGCGGGACGGACCGGGCCGGCATCCGCGAGCGCCTGCACAGCGACGTGGTCCACTGGCTGATGCGGTCGGAGAACTGCAGCCGGACCGAGGCGGAGCTGCGCGTCGCGACCGGAGACTGGACGGACGACCGCGACGCGGCGCTGTTCCTTGCGGACCGACCGAGCAGGCGAGCGCGGGCGAGCGCGATACTCCGGTCGTGGCTCCGGCTCCGGCCGTGGGTCCAGGTCGGAGCCCACCGGACCGCCCGCGCGCTCGTCGACGCCAGCGAGGAGGTCGGTCCGACCGCCGCGAGGCCGGCCGACTCCGGCCCCGCGGACCGGCGGCAGTCCGGGGTGAGCCGTTCGTGA
- a CDS encoding DUF4129 domain-containing protein — MERGNVLSVGLAICLLFALGASSNALGDAVTTEPDEVIDVDYSSLPFSEDDAGELRDAVTGEDEGGPSTEPGTSGQRVVPEDEGESESVEPERSGPGGGQQLDDGEGDERREIPRDMGGEPQDEAGANPDVDGDQEAPGDEQGQGSTPTEPERSLLDRLLALLGQLLPFVLLLGALALLYVFRHRLTGLFDGRDAERATQSQSVTYVADPEDEVSAAWYEMVRTLGLDQDVSKTPRECEEAARAAGADPSLARTLTDLYEQVRYAGQPVTEERSRRARETVEEFKRQYGGVT, encoded by the coding sequence ATGGAACGAGGAAACGTACTGAGCGTCGGGCTCGCGATATGTCTGCTGTTCGCACTCGGAGCGAGTTCGAACGCGCTCGGCGACGCAGTGACGACGGAGCCCGACGAGGTCATCGACGTCGACTACTCGTCGCTACCGTTCAGCGAGGACGACGCGGGCGAGCTGCGCGACGCGGTGACCGGCGAGGACGAGGGGGGACCGAGCACCGAACCCGGTACCAGCGGTCAGCGGGTCGTCCCGGAGGATGAGGGCGAGTCGGAGTCGGTGGAACCTGAAAGAAGCGGTCCGGGTGGGGGCCAGCAACTCGACGACGGTGAGGGCGACGAGCGCCGTGAGATCCCCCGGGACATGGGGGGCGAACCGCAGGATGAGGCGGGCGCGAATCCGGACGTCGACGGCGACCAGGAGGCACCCGGTGACGAGCAGGGTCAGGGGTCGACGCCGACCGAGCCAGAACGCTCACTGCTCGACCGGCTCCTCGCCCTCCTCGGGCAGCTCCTGCCGTTCGTGCTGCTCCTCGGTGCACTCGCCCTGCTGTACGTGTTCCGTCACCGGCTCACCGGCCTCTTCGATGGTCGCGACGCCGAACGCGCGACGCAGTCCCAGTCGGTCACCTACGTCGCCGACCCGGAGGACGAGGTGAGCGCGGCCTGGTACGAGATGGTACGCACGCTCGGTCTCGACCAGGACGTCTCGAAGACACCGCGCGAGTGCGAGGAGGCCGCCCGAGCCGCCGGGGCCGACCCGTCGCTAGCCCGGACGCTCACCGACCTCTACGAGCAGGTCCGCTACGCGGGCCAGCCGGTCACCGAGGAACGGTCCCGCCGGGCTCGTGAGACGGTCGAGGAGTTCAAGCGCCAGTACGGTGGTGTGACATGA
- a CDS encoding winged helix-turn-helix domain-containing protein — MSDEWNDIGFVISSNYRVTVLRRLDEGPATPSQIAGEWDVAITHVSRALNELRDRDLVELLVPENRRKGRVYGITEKGERIWEQIEAQNLVE; from the coding sequence GTGAGCGACGAGTGGAACGACATCGGCTTCGTCATCAGTTCGAACTACCGCGTGACGGTGCTTCGGCGGCTCGACGAGGGGCCGGCGACGCCCTCACAGATCGCGGGTGAGTGGGACGTCGCCATCACGCATGTCTCGCGGGCACTGAACGAGCTGCGCGACCGTGACCTCGTGGAGCTGTTGGTCCCCGAGAACCGACGCAAGGGTCGCGTCTACGGAATCACTGAGAAAGGGGAGCGTATCTGGGAGCAGATCGAGGCACAGAACCTCGTCGAGTGA
- a CDS encoding DUF7563 family protein, translating into MEHVHPDGRTDPTTCENCGTHVSASFVRVFGDNEGTLHRCSECTTVSELMDGLGSDPQR; encoded by the coding sequence ATGGAACACGTACATCCCGACGGACGCACCGACCCGACGACCTGCGAGAACTGCGGGACGCACGTCTCCGCCAGCTTCGTCCGGGTCTTCGGAGACAACGAGGGGACGCTGCACCGCTGCTCTGAGTGCACCACGGTGAGCGAGCTGATGGACGGGCTGGGGAGCGACCCCCAGCGGTGA
- a CDS encoding DUF7344 domain-containing protein, with protein sequence MSETEGEELTQDVVFDILSNSRRRFILSRLQKRDDPIELMDLANQIAAWENDTTVDELTDKQSKRVYVSVYQTHVPKLESVGLITYDPDTGLIELSDQAREIDRYMPDDDEQEVPWHRYYIALAGLSAAFFLLVVANVSVLGALSTPVAGIVIVVAFAMLSTVHFVTNRRRNKEMDSIPVQRGES encoded by the coding sequence ATGTCAGAAACAGAGGGAGAGGAGCTGACCCAGGACGTCGTGTTCGACATCCTCAGCAACTCGCGTCGCCGGTTCATCCTCTCACGATTGCAGAAGCGGGATGATCCGATCGAGCTGATGGACCTCGCCAACCAGATCGCCGCGTGGGAGAACGATACGACCGTGGACGAACTCACCGACAAACAGAGCAAGCGGGTGTACGTCTCGGTGTACCAGACACACGTCCCGAAACTGGAGTCGGTCGGGCTCATCACCTACGACCCCGACACCGGCCTCATCGAGCTCTCCGACCAGGCCCGCGAGATCGACCGGTACATGCCGGACGACGACGAGCAAGAGGTACCGTGGCACCGATACTACATCGCGCTCGCGGGCCTGTCGGCCGCCTTCTTCCTGCTCGTCGTCGCCAACGTCTCCGTTCTGGGTGCACTGAGCACACCGGTCGCGGGCATCGTCATCGTCGTCGCGTTCGCCATGTTGTCCACAGTACACTTCGTCACGAACCGTCGTCGCAACAAGGAGATGGATAGCATCCCCGTCCAGCGAGGTGAGAGCTGA
- the glmS gene encoding glutamine--fructose-6-phosphate transaminase (isomerizing) → MCGIIGYVGTDDAVGTLLGGLANLEYRGYDSAGVAVRDSDITVCKREGDISALEAALDGRSLKGTLGVGHTRWSTHGEPSDRNAHPHTDCRGRVAVVHNGIVENHDELRGELEAAGHEFTSDTDTEVIPHLIEAARRAGDDHETAFRRAVDRLEGSFALVALFADDDRLFATREGSPLVLGLDGDEFYLASDVPAFLEHTNDVVYIEDGDVVVLSRNGPTVSSPLGENVTPDRKTVDWNPEDATKRGYDHFMLKEIHEQPHAVRQSIQGRIPDSREYVALDEFEPGEFDDVRDVQFVACGTSYHAALYARQFLLDRGIPSNVHSAGEYATNPPPLEEDTLVIGVTQSGETADTLASLRYAQAAGARTLAVTNVVGSTAAREFDDALFIRAGPEIGVAATKTFSSQVVTLALLSEVLTRDRTGSYSDQLDTLLAGLQALPDQFESLLGTNEVSHLLESYRGQDAYFFIGRAEGYPVALEGALKFKEITYEHAEGFAAGELKHGPLALVGPKTPVFAVFTGRNVEKTLGNVQEVKARGAPVIGITHQDHDKVTAVVDDVLPIPAAAPCLRGLLANVQLQLVSYHVADALGRDIDKPRNLAKSVTVE, encoded by the coding sequence ATGTGTGGTATCATCGGGTACGTCGGAACGGACGACGCCGTGGGCACGTTGCTCGGCGGCCTCGCCAATCTGGAGTACCGTGGCTACGACTCCGCAGGTGTCGCCGTCCGCGATAGCGACATCACCGTCTGCAAACGCGAGGGAGATATCTCGGCGCTGGAGGCTGCCCTGGATGGCCGGTCACTGAAGGGCACCCTCGGTGTCGGCCACACCCGCTGGAGCACCCACGGCGAGCCGAGCGACCGCAACGCACACCCGCACACCGACTGTCGCGGGCGCGTGGCCGTCGTCCACAACGGCATCGTGGAGAACCACGACGAGCTGCGCGGTGAGCTGGAGGCCGCGGGCCACGAGTTCACGAGCGACACCGACACCGAGGTGATTCCCCACCTCATCGAGGCGGCGAGGCGAGCGGGAGACGACCACGAGACCGCGTTCAGACGCGCCGTCGACAGACTGGAGGGGAGCTTCGCGCTGGTCGCCCTGTTCGCGGACGACGACCGGCTGTTCGCGACCCGAGAGGGGTCGCCGCTCGTCCTCGGGCTGGACGGCGACGAGTTCTACCTCGCGAGCGACGTCCCGGCGTTCCTCGAACACACGAACGACGTCGTGTACATCGAGGACGGCGACGTGGTCGTGCTCTCCCGCAACGGTCCGACGGTCAGCAGTCCGCTGGGAGAGAACGTGACGCCGGACCGGAAGACCGTGGACTGGAACCCCGAGGACGCGACCAAGCGGGGCTACGACCACTTCATGCTGAAGGAGATCCACGAACAGCCCCACGCGGTCAGACAGAGCATCCAGGGGCGCATCCCGGATAGCCGGGAGTACGTCGCGCTCGACGAGTTCGAGCCCGGGGAGTTCGACGACGTCCGCGACGTGCAGTTCGTCGCCTGCGGCACGTCGTACCACGCCGCGCTCTACGCGCGGCAGTTCCTCCTCGACCGTGGCATTCCGTCGAACGTCCACAGTGCCGGCGAGTACGCGACGAACCCGCCGCCGCTGGAGGAGGATACCCTGGTCATCGGTGTCACTCAGAGCGGCGAGACCGCGGATACGCTCGCGTCGCTCAGGTACGCACAGGCCGCCGGCGCGCGCACACTCGCGGTGACGAACGTGGTCGGCTCGACCGCGGCCCGCGAGTTCGACGACGCGCTGTTCATCCGCGCCGGCCCGGAGATCGGTGTCGCGGCGACCAAGACGTTCTCGTCCCAGGTGGTGACGCTCGCGCTGCTCTCGGAGGTCCTCACCCGGGACCGCACTGGCTCCTACAGCGACCAGCTCGACACGCTCCTCGCGGGGCTCCAGGCGCTTCCGGACCAGTTCGAGTCGCTCCTCGGGACCAACGAGGTCTCGCACCTGCTCGAGAGCTACCGCGGCCAGGACGCGTACTTCTTCATCGGCCGCGCCGAGGGCTACCCCGTCGCGCTGGAGGGCGCGCTGAAGTTCAAGGAGATCACCTACGAGCACGCGGAGGGGTTCGCGGCGGGCGAGCTGAAACACGGTCCGCTCGCGCTCGTGGGGCCGAAGACCCCGGTGTTCGCCGTCTTCACCGGCCGCAACGTCGAGAAGACCCTCGGCAACGTCCAGGAGGTGAAAGCCAGGGGCGCACCGGTCATCGGCATCACCCACCAGGACCACGACAAGGTGACGGCCGTCGTCGACGACGTGCTCCCGATTCCGGCGGCAGCACCGTGTCTGCGCGGCCTGCTCGCGAACGTCCAGCTCCAGCTCGTGTCGTACCACGTCGCCGACGCCCTCGGGCGCGACATCGACAAGCCACGAAACCTCGCCAAGAGCGTCACGGTGGAGTGA
- a CDS encoding DUF7344 domain-containing protein: protein MSAQNDTIPTDGGESATETKTGDELNTGEAESASTSAARELPLDIVFEIIRNERRRLVLQYLEETDEETVALGELAEHIAAIENDTTEQALSAQQRKRVYVGLYQCHLPKMADSGIVEFNKNRGTISQGPNVDQLEPYLNVDTSKNDGSREAVVLGSVAVVGYALAAFGGFPGVVAGGVVIFTSLLVLALSNGSRLSQGQSE from the coding sequence ATGAGCGCCCAGAACGATACGATTCCGACAGACGGTGGAGAATCGGCTACCGAGACCAAAACGGGGGACGAGCTGAACACGGGCGAGGCGGAGTCTGCGTCTACCTCAGCGGCGCGCGAGCTACCGCTCGACATCGTCTTCGAGATCATCCGGAACGAACGACGCCGACTGGTGCTGCAGTACCTCGAGGAGACGGACGAGGAGACGGTCGCACTGGGGGAACTCGCCGAGCACATCGCGGCCATCGAGAACGACACGACCGAGCAGGCCCTGTCGGCGCAGCAGCGCAAGCGCGTCTACGTCGGCCTGTACCAGTGTCACCTGCCGAAGATGGCGGACTCGGGCATCGTCGAGTTCAACAAGAACCGCGGTACAATCTCGCAGGGACCGAACGTCGACCAGCTCGAACCCTACCTCAACGTCGATACGAGCAAGAACGACGGGTCCCGGGAGGCGGTCGTCCTCGGCAGCGTGGCGGTCGTCGGCTACGCGCTCGCCGCGTTCGGCGGTTTCCCGGGCGTCGTCGCGGGCGGTGTCGTCATCTTCACATCGTTACTGGTGCTGGCGCTGAGCAACGGCAGCCGGCTGTCGCAAGGACAGTCGGAGTGA